The proteins below come from a single Mya arenaria isolate MELC-2E11 chromosome 6, ASM2691426v1 genomic window:
- the LOC128239182 gene encoding neuropeptide CCHamide-1 receptor-like, translating into MSSATLSKVNGTVLSGPINATGDGMNSTPTVDVYEEPQENVEAILVPILFAIIFLIGVVGNVTLIFTVLKNKSLRNTPNIFVVSLSVGDLLLLLCSVPFSSTLFTCFSWPFGRFLCKFNEYMQTLSLGVSVFTLTALSGDRYIAIVHPMSKHTGKPTLITVVTVVGIWILSAALAIPEAVTSNVLYFEGGAPTDNGNITIVPVTIAICKIYPENSLPVWYSKAHSMYRFIVFFVIPLLVIAMFYIMMARILVISSKALPCESVKGSAMNQQQKRQIQARLKVAKVVLSFVVIFVVCWLPRHISILAGHFADPEYNMFWHVLKITSFCLTYIYSCVNPYALYFLSSQFRKYYNRYLFCCCPKGSYIGLAGGEHSAMYNFNSTMRRGSTTCTGVVHSQSIC; encoded by the coding sequence ATGTCTTCAGCAACATTATCTAAAGTCAACGGGACTGTTTTGTCTGGACCAATCAATGCGACAGGAGACGGTATGAATAGTACGCCAACTGTTGATGTTTACGAGGAACCACAAGAAAACGTTGAAGCCATTCTGGTGCCTATTCTCTTCGCTATAATATTCCTTATTGGTGTCGTTGGAAACGTCACCCTCATctttactgttttgaaaaacaaatctttGCGGAATACTCCTAACATCTTTGTTGTCAGTTTATCAGTTGGTGATTTACTGTTATTATTATGTTCCGTGCCGTTTTCTTCCACGCTTTTCACGTGTTTCTCTTGGCCTTTTGGGCGATTTCTGTGTAAATTTAACGAATACATGCAAACGCTTTCTCTTGGTGTCTCGGTATTTACACTAACCGCCCTAAGTGGTGACCGGTATATTGCCATTGTTCACCCCATGAGTAAACACACGGGAAAACCTACGCTTATAACAGTAGTAACTGTGGTTGGAATTTGGATTCTTTCCGCCGCTCTCGCAATACCGGAGGCAGTTACATCAAACGTACTATATTTTGAAGGAGGAGCTCCCACTGATAATGGAAACATCACAATCGTACCAGTAACAATCGcgatatgtaaaatatatccAGAAAACAGCTTACCGGTGTGGTACAGCAAGGCACACTCCATGTACAGATTTATAGTGTTCTTTGTTATACCTCTCCTTGTCATTGCAATGTTCTACATTATGATGGCTAGAATCCTGGTAATCAGCAGTAAGGCATTGCCCTGCGAGTCCGTGAAAGGATCAGCGATGAATCAACAGCAGAAAAGGCAGATTCAAGCGCGTTTGAAGGTGGCAAAAGTTGTTCTTTCATTCGTCGTCATCTTTGTTGTATGCTGGCTACCACGTCACATCTCGATCCTAGCAGGCCACTTCGCCGATCCGGAGTACAATATGTTTTGGCatgttctaaaaataacatCGTTTTGCTTGACTTATATATACTCATGCGTGAATCCATACGCGCTCTACTTTCTTAGCAGCCAGTTTAGGAAGTATTACAACCGCTACTTGTTCTGTTGTTGCCCTAAGGGCTCTTACATAGGTTTAGCGGGCGGCGAACATTCGGCTATGTACAATTTTAACAGCACTATGCGCCGGGGAAGCACGACTTGTACGGGCGTGGTGCATTCGCAGTCTATTTGCTAA